The DNA segment ATGACTGATTTAGCCATGTTATCACTTCCGTTTTTATAGAAAATCAATAAAGTGCCTTCTGAATTTAACGTGCAACGCAGAGCCAATAATAAACAATACTGCCACAACTCCGACGAAGTACAACGTATACTGCCATTCATCAATGAAGTACCAGCCTTGACCTAATAAGGAGGTACGATAACCTTCTACGATATAGTAGAAGGGATTAATTTTCATAATTACTTTAAGCCACGCTAGCTCCTCCCCCAACTGGTTAACATCCCAAAGGATCGGAGATAAGTAAAGCAACATCCTCAACACAGACTGAAGAAACATCTGTACGTCACGTACGATTGTGGAAAGTGTCGACATTATTAGTGAAAGTGCATAAAGCAAGGCCAGTACCGCACCCATATATATAGGTAGTTGCAAATAATAAATATTAATTGGAAAACCTAATATCGTTAAGATGACGGAGACCAAAACTAATAACAATAAGTGTGGATAAAACTTCGAAAAAATAACATAGCTGGGAATAACACTCATCGGAAAGTTCATCTTCGATAATATTTTTATTTTAGTGTAAATGGACTTGGAAGCTTGAATCAATCCCTGGTTAAACATAAACCATATAACAATACCCGAAAGCATCCAAGGGAAAAAGTCCATTCCCCCTTCACCAACTCTGTTACCTCGAATACCAATACCAAAAACAAACCAATAAATAGAAATTTGAATGGCTGGGTTTAGTAATTCCCAAAGCATTCCTAAATAATTATTATTATTAGCGCTTTTCAGTTCATACAAAGATAGTCTTCGTACGAGATAAAAATATTTAATTTGTTCCTTTATTACTGTAATCGATGACTTCATATTCTGTCCTTCCTTAAGAAAGCAAATGTCAAAAACACTCATCAAATTATACTAATATCCGACATAAAACACAACACTATATATTCCTAGTTCATACTGGAAACAACAAATAATCGGCGTCCTTTTTCTTAAAGACGCCGATTATTTATTAAGCATTACTTTTTGAAGACTTCCTCGACAACACGTTTAGAGGATTCCCCGTCCTCCCAGGAACAAAAGCGGTCATAAAACTCTTCAAAAGCTTCACCTAGATGATAGTTACTATTTTCAAATTCTTTTATTGAAGTAATAACCTCATTAGTTGTTTTAGTCAATGGTCCAGGAGCTTCCGTTTCTAAGTCCAAATAAAATCCTCTTAGGCTATCACGATACTCATCAAGGTCATATACATAAAAGATAATCGGTCTTCTTAAATTAGCATAGTCAAAGAAAACAGATGAATAATCGGTGATTAACGCATCAGAGATTAAATATAGGTCTCTAATGTCTTCATGTTTAGAAAGGTCATAGGCAAAACCTTCAAAGGGACCAAGGTCAAAGTTTTCTGCAATTAAATAATGCATACGCAGAATTACTACATACTCTTCCCCTAACTCTTCTCTCATTTGCTTTAAATCTAGACTAAGATCGAACTTATATTTTCCCTTTTGATAAAACTGATTATCTCTCCAAGTTGGAGCATATAATATCACTTTTTTATCTATTGGTATGTTTAAACTTTTTTTTAATCCATTCATCGTTTCCTTGTTATCCTGTTGGATTAAGTAATCATTTCTTGGGTAACCCGACTCAATCATAGTTCCGTTAAACAAGAATGCTCTCTCGAATATATCGCTGGAATATTGGTTAGGTGCGACTAAATAGTCCCATTTTCCAGTTTCTTTAATGAAGTTACTTTTGTATTTAAACGTGTTAGTACCTGGCATATGAACTTCATCCATATCAGTTGCTAGTCGTTTTAAAGGAGTGCCGTGCCAAGTCTGCAAATACTCTGTACCTTTAGGTTTTGGCATCCAGTTAGGGAGACGTGTATTTGTCACCCAATATTTAGCCCTAGTCATTACCAGCAGCCACTGAATTGAAAATCGTCTTATGACTGGCAAGCCTTTCTCCTTGAGTTCCATATAGAACCTTCGATCTGCACTCCATATTAAATTATAGTTAGGTTCATACTCTTTCATATATTCATATATCGCACGCGGACTGTCACTATACTGCTTGCCATGAAAGCTTTCAAACACAACCAAATTATTCTTCCTTGGAAGGATACTAGCAAACCGAAAGATACTTTTATAAATCTTTAGTGCACGTTTTCCTCTTCTAATTTTAGCAACTTTTAGTTCAACCTTTTCAATAGTCTCCTTAATAGGGTTGTCCTCTAGAATTTTAACGGATAGGTATCTCCTCTTCTTAGTTGGTTTAATTGTAAACTTTATTTTTGTTTTTTCATCATAAATTAAATGATCTTGCTCGAATGTAGCCGGCCCATGATATTTTAATCTTGGACTTTCCCTAACTAAAACAGACTCCTTATCTGTAACTTCTACTCCTAATGCAAACTTTAAAGAATTAGGAAGGACACCTGAGTAAGTTTCATTAAGTTTGAACTGAGTTTTAAATACATCAAAATTCTCTCTTGGTTTCTCTATAATTTGAACCGGTATTCTGTTTTCATTATTAGACGTATCAGTAATTATCAGGTTGCTTTCTCTAACTTTATCTGAATCCACTTTCTCTATAAGACCTTCTATATTTAGAGCCCCATCATTTTGAAGATCAATATCAGTTATACCTGCAAAAAGCTCAATCTCACTGTGTCTAAATGAAACGTTGCCTTTTTTAGTAATATACGGATGAAAAGTAACACCATCTAAGTTTATCCTAGCAAATTCAATCGAATTGTCTGTACTATTTACCCGTTGTGTACCTTCGCTATTTTGCAAATAAAGGTCCCAATACTTTCCTTCAAGTAATATTTCTTTCCGTATAGAATAATCCAGTACTCCATAAAGAAGCCAGGTATCACTGTTCACATCTTTCTTCTTTAACGGGATATTGATTTCTTCTTGAGATTGACGATTAACAAGGACTAAGCGGTTGTTTCGATCTTTATCTTTAGACATTGGTATAAAGATCGATAATCTTTCACTATCATGTAATTTGATATCTGCAACTGAAGGTTGTTGGTTAGTTCTTGGTCTCATAACATACTCCTTATTTTTTATCCGATTATAATTTCATTATAATATATTTACTTCTGAGAGTCTGAAAGTTTCAATAGCAACTGTTCTATACTTCTGATAGTATTATGATGAAAAATCCTCTCCCCATAATATCATAAACCTAAAACACCCTTCCAATTGTCTACGTAAGAGTCTTTTCTGAATTTACGATCTAATATCACTGCTCGTAATGACATCTTTTCTATGTTCGATTGAATCATGAGATCCATTTTTTCTTCTAAATCGAACCTATCATTATATTTCACTAAGAACCCATTTTCCTTATGGGCAATCATATCACTTGGCCCATAATTAGTATGATAACCTACCACAGGGCAACCATTATTTAGACTTTCTAATATTACTAAACCAACCCCCTCGTGTTTACTAGCGAATACAGAAAATGCACTTTCTTGAAATACGCTATCAGGGTTTTCCGTTCTACCCATTAATTTTACACTGTTAAATAATCCTTTAGATATAATTAATTCCTCAAGTCTTTTTTTATCTTTTCCATCCCCATATATGTATAAACTTTTTTCAGGGTACTTGTTCTGAATCTTTTTAAAAGCTAATATAATGTGATCAATTTGCTTATCCGGATCTAATCTTGATATAACACAAATACTATCCTTATTTCTTACCGTATTTTGTAATGATGTTTCTTCAATATAATGTGGGATTGTTAATAGCCTTTCTTTACTGGAATTCGTATCCCTATGAAAATCCAGTTGCTGCTCTTCTGTTAAAAAAATAATCTTATCAGCTCTATTAGCATACCTAACAATGTAGCTTCTCGAGTAGTAATCAGATATTGTTTTATGATTAGAATGGAGTTGAATAATTTTTTTTATATTTTTTCGTACATTTAACAGTGCTTCATCAATTTTTCTTGCATCACAAATTACATTTGAACCTTCTTCAATTATTTTCTCGTACCAAAATGAAAAAAAATCATTTTCACTCTCAAATTCATGTGTTTTTTTTAATATGTAATTCTTGTATAGAGTTATTTTATTTACAACGCTTACCCCATTTTTCTGGCACAAGTTTTTTGTTAGATAGACTTTCCCTCTAGCATCAAATAATTCTTCCTTGTAAACATGTACGTTTTCGTCATAATATATCCTTCTGCACTTGTTTCCTTTCTTATTGTAATAATCTCTATATTCTCTATCAGTGGTGTTTTCTCTAATATAATCTATGAACTTTAACTGCCCTCCTTCATATTCAAAACTTTTAAACATTGAATAATTTCTATTTTTATATAGTTTATATCCATTCCTTTTTTTAAGTTTTTCCGCTTTAAATCCACTCTCTGAAATACTATGAGTGACTATAGAAGAAGGAAATGACCTTGGAATTAAATCATCATAAATATTAATAAACTGTGTGTCTGGTTGTACAAACTCTTTCTCAATATACTGTTTATAAACCTCTTCATAGTTTGGATTAAAGTTCGTGCTAACTAATATGAAATTCGTATTGATTTCTTGATTAAGTAATCTTGTTCGTCTGAGCAATGCTTTCGTACGTCCACCAAAAGAATATGGTAAAGTAGTAGTGATAACATAGTTTTTCAATTAGATTCCCCCACGGATTATTATTACGGTTAAGATTTAATAGGAATTTTCACCTTCCTTAGTAGGAAAATGTATATATTTCCAAAACATTTCTTTTATTTTACTATATGATAGAATAGCTATCTAGCCATACTTTCCATAATTCAAATCACACTAAAAAGCAGGTGAAATTGTGAAAAAAAAGCAACCTATATTTTTCTTAATGAACTCTATTGATTTAGTTAGAGGCGGGCTAACAAGAGCATCTTTAAATCAAGCATCAACCTTCGCAGAAATGGGTTATGAGGTACAGATGATTACATTTAATTATAACCTTAATTATCCCAAAATTAGAGAAAAACTAATTAAAATGGGTAAAGTTAATCCGAACGTGGTTATTAGAAATTTGTATGAGGAACTTGAAGGAGATAATGATACTCTTTCTACTTCTAGCTCTATACTAAAAAAAACCATCCTTAGTGAATTAACTAATGAGGAGACCGCCGATAAACGAGAAGGTCATAATGCTTATAGAGTCTATGAGAATGGATTATATACTAGATACATTTCATTCGATGGTAAAGATCGTCTCCAACTTATAGATTATTTTAATGAAAATAGATACCGAACAAAAAGAGTGGAGTATGATACTACAGGGGAAATTAGAAAAATTTCTTATATGGACTTTTTAGAAAACAAAGCGAGACAGATCATTCTTTATAACCAGGATGGAAAGGCCTATCTTTCTCAATGGAACAACCCTAAAAATGCTAAAATCCAGAGGATAAACTTATTTAACACAAGTACTGGTGAAATTGAAAGGGTCTATACAAGTGGTAGTACAATTTTTAAAAAGGACTGGTTAGAGGATATTCTGGTTAACATGGACGAGCCAATTGTCATTTCTGATACCCGAAGCACAGATGATGTTTTAGCCAAATTAAACCCTGAATTAGCGACTAAAATATGGAGGTTGCATAGTAGTCATGTGAATTATCCTTTTGATGTAAATGGTGAAATTACCTCTAAAGTAAAAACGGGTATTGCTAATTTAAATAACTATGACGGTGCCTTCGTTCTAACAAATGAACAGAAAGAGGATTTGGTTAATAGATATGGTAAAGACCAATTTTTCCACGTGGTACCTCACTATCATGAAGATAACAATAAGAAGGGTATAAAAGGATTGTTTACTAATACATCTACAAACCCTAAACTAGCTGTAATCGTAAGTAGATTATCTACTTTAAAACGTGTGGACCATTCTATCAAGGCATTTAAAACTGTAGTAGAACACGTACCTGATGCTAAACTTGAAATATGGGGTACAGGTACTGAAGATGAAAAGTTAGCCAGTCTTATTAATGAACTAAATCTATCAAACAATGTTGAGTTAAAAGGATATACACATAAACCTGATGAAATCTATCAGAAAGCTTTATTCTCCATTCTGACCTCTAAAAGCGAGGGATTTGCTTTATCAGTTTTAGAGAGTATGGTAAATAAAACACCGGTAGTCAGCTACAATATAAAATACGGGCCAAGTGATTTAATTCAGGATAACGTTACAGGTAAATTAGTTGAGGATAAAGATATCGATTCCTTAGCTCAAGAGATGATTTACCTATTTGAGAATCCAGAGGAAGCTAAGGAGTTAGGTGTTAAAGGTTCTGATTATATAAATCGAAACTTTAATAAAGAATTGTATAAGGAGAAGTTCATATCTTCCATTGAAAAAGCGGAGCAATATAAAAAAAGTGAAAAGTAATTATAAAAAAGGAGCGCTCTAAGTTCGCGCTCCTTTTTTATATATTATTGGTACCTCGGTATCTCTAATGTAATAGAATATGATTCTAGCAAGCCGTATAATTGTTCCATTTTCCATGTTTGTTTACTTGCCCAGCCTATGTCTGTTGCATATTGGTGTCCAAATCTTCCATATTGGGCTGCAAAGTCAGGATCCCATCTCATCTTATATAATGTATCCTGCCCTTTGTTTACATATCCTTGACCTATAAATGCAGCACCACCTTTTATGGCAGCTTCAGGTGTAAACCATCCAGCATCATAGGCATATTTTGCACCACATGAGAGGGGACAACTATCGTATGCACCTATTCCATACATATTATAAACTGTTTTACCATTATAGGAAACTCCTGTAGCCAGAGCAGATGCCCCATTTCCGGTTTCTAGTAGTGCATGAGATATTAAGTAAATTTCGTTTACACCATGCTCCTTACCGCCTTCTACAAATGCCTCTGCTTTACCCTCAAGAATCCCTTTGCCATTTAAGATCTTATTGTTTACCTCTTTTGGATTAATGTCTGATGGCATAGACAACTTAGCAAATTGTAACGAGTCTTTGAAGTTGCCAATAAAATTATTTGGTTTTAAATAGTAAGCTAAATCTTCCTTATTAGAAATGACCCAACCACTTGTATTTTTCACATTGTACCAGGTAAATCCATCAGGTCCAGTTACGCTAGAGTATAACGAGAGCCTCGATCCACCACTGACCCGATCACCGACTGTATAGCTTGTATGCGGACCTTTACGCAAATTCCAGACATTACCTGTAACTGTTCCCTTACCTCCTGAAATATTAGTCAAGCCATCTTCCCTTAACCATAGCTTGTACCTTTTATCAGTTTGAGGAGTTGCTGTCATTTGAATATTAATCATTTCTTCTAAACTGATAGCATAGTTTTTATAGGTCGTATTTACTTCCTTCTTTTTAACAATTTTATAATCAAACTTTAAAGACGCAGCACCAGTTCTTTCAAAATACTTAATTTCAACTTTATGATTTCCTTTTGATAAAGAAACCCTTTCTGTTCTGGAAGAATTATTGCTAGCTTCCCACGAATCAATAACTAGCTTGTCATCAATTTCTAGAATGACACCATCATCAGCTTGTAATTTAAATTCATAATCTCCTGTCTCAGGTATGCTAATTACTTTACTAAATACTCCTGAAAAGTAGTTTGCATTAATATCCTTATATGGGGAATTTACATCCCAATCAAAATTGATAGAATCAATTTTTTCTTGGGAGTTTTCCCCACCAAAAATAAAAGATTTACCCGTCGTAGAACTTGGTTGATTTGGATCAATTACGCCGTTATAATACTCAGCTAACCAGTTATTAGCAGAGAGTAATTTTGATTGGTCATAAGGTACTATAGAGAAGTCTATATTACCAACACTACTTTGGTCAAAGTATCTTACTTCTATCCAATGAATATTTCCGTTTGATGTGTTTTGTAAATCTAATCGAGTTCTATCTAACTTTCCACCCTTTGTATTCCAATGATCTACAACAACTTCACCATCCACCAGAATTTGGACCCCATCATCGACCCTCGTTTCTAGTATATAGTTTCCAGGATTCAACCTTTTAGCTGTAACATATCTAGCCGAGAACTGGTCATCTGAAACTTTCTCCATCGGCGCTCCGTATCCAAAATTTTCAGCAAAGCCATTATTTGAATTAGATGGAATAACTTTTGAGTTAACAGGGTGACCATCCAATTTTGTATTATTGTAATAATAGGACACCCATTGCCCAAACGGCACTACATCATTATATAATACAGCCGCACTAGACTTTTCAACATAATTTGCCGTTATTGTATGCTCACCTGCTGGCAGATTAGGCAGTAATGCTTTAACTGGATCACCAGTGTAAGCTGCTTGACGGATAACCCTGTTGTCATTCACAAATACTTCCAAACTATCATCCGCAAAGGCAGAAATAAAGTAATCTTTATTCCCATCAATTTTAGTCAAATATTTCGCTGAAAAGTAATTGTTTTTTATATTAGTTGAGGGTGAGTCCATCCACCAATAATTAGCAATTCTTGAAAGTGGAACAGTGGAATATTTCCCGCCGTCACTTACCGGAACTCCATTAAAATCAGGATTATTATAATATAAACTTAACCACTCATTTTTAGGAATCTCATTGTTTATAGGTTGTAATGAAAAGTCAAACTTACCAATACTACCTTTATCAAAATATTTCACCTGTATCTTATGAAACTTGTTACCACTAACGTTTATTTCGTGAGTTTTTTGGTCGCCATATTTACTCAGCTCCCATGAATTAGAAGCAAGTTTCCCATCAATATACACCCTTATGCCGTCATCCGCATTTGTGCGCATAATATAATTACCAGGTTCTAACTTTGTATAAGTAGTATACACTGCTGAAAAATCATCACTGTTGACCGCTTCACTAGGGCTCCCATAACCGAAGTCAAAAGATAAATTACCATTGTAGTTCTTTATGACTTCCTTATCTACAGGAGGACCTTTCACCTCAGAATTATTAAAGTAATAGGCTATCCAATCCCCTGTTTCTAAGACATCTGCTACAAGGGATGCATTCCCCTTTCCTTCTTTGTAGTCAACTTCCAATAACTCATTATTTTCATTAACAGAGGGTATTAATCCAGTTGCGATTTCCCCTTCTTGATCCTTCCAATCATCAATAATCAGTTGGTTTCCTGCTCTGACACGCACACTGTCATTTGAGTATGTGTGGGCAAAATAACTTTTCCCTCGTTCTAATTTTTTATAGAACTTAGATGAGAAGTTGTCTCGAGGAAACCCAGGTTTCGGTGTTCCATTACCCCAATTATAGAAAATATCTTTAACTTTATAACCTGATAATTGCCCACCTTCAACGGAGGTTTTGCCTGCAAATTCAGGAGTTGAATAATAGACACCTAACCAATCATTAGTAGTAGATTCCTCCCTAACAGATGAGAGAGAAAGTTCTACCTTTCCTACACTGGATTTATCAAAATATTCTATTCGGATATCGTG comes from the Halobacillus shinanisalinarum genome and includes:
- a CDS encoding ABC transporter permease, producing the protein MKSSITVIKEQIKYFYLVRRLSLYELKSANNNNYLGMLWELLNPAIQISIYWFVFGIGIRGNRVGEGGMDFFPWMLSGIVIWFMFNQGLIQASKSIYTKIKILSKMNFPMSVIPSYVIFSKFYPHLLLLVLVSVILTILGFPINIYYLQLPIYMGAVLALLYALSLIMSTLSTIVRDVQMFLQSVLRMLLYLSPILWDVNQLGEELAWLKVIMKINPFYYIVEGYRTSLLGQGWYFIDEWQYTLYFVGVVAVLFIIGSALHVKFRRHFIDFL
- a CDS encoding CDP-glycerol glycerophosphotransferase family protein, which codes for MRPRTNQQPSVADIKLHDSERLSIFIPMSKDKDRNNRLVLVNRQSQEEINIPLKKKDVNSDTWLLYGVLDYSIRKEILLEGKYWDLYLQNSEGTQRVNSTDNSIEFARINLDGVTFHPYITKKGNVSFRHSEIELFAGITDIDLQNDGALNIEGLIEKVDSDKVRESNLIITDTSNNENRIPVQIIEKPRENFDVFKTQFKLNETYSGVLPNSLKFALGVEVTDKESVLVRESPRLKYHGPATFEQDHLIYDEKTKIKFTIKPTKKRRYLSVKILEDNPIKETIEKVELKVAKIRRGKRALKIYKSIFRFASILPRKNNLVVFESFHGKQYSDSPRAIYEYMKEYEPNYNLIWSADRRFYMELKEKGLPVIRRFSIQWLLVMTRAKYWVTNTRLPNWMPKPKGTEYLQTWHGTPLKRLATDMDEVHMPGTNTFKYKSNFIKETGKWDYLVAPNQYSSDIFERAFLFNGTMIESGYPRNDYLIQQDNKETMNGLKKSLNIPIDKKVILYAPTWRDNQFYQKGKYKFDLSLDLKQMREELGEEYVVILRMHYLIAENFDLGPFEGFAYDLSKHEDIRDLYLISDALITDYSSVFFDYANLRRPIIFYVYDLDEYRDSLRGFYLDLETEAPGPLTKTTNEVITSIKEFENSNYHLGEAFEEFYDRFCSWEDGESSKRVVEEVFKK
- a CDS encoding glycosyltransferase; translated protein: MKNYVITTTLPYSFGGRTKALLRRTRLLNQEINTNFILVSTNFNPNYEEVYKQYIEKEFVQPDTQFINIYDDLIPRSFPSSIVTHSISESGFKAEKLKKRNGYKLYKNRNYSMFKSFEYEGGQLKFIDYIRENTTDREYRDYYNKKGNKCRRIYYDENVHVYKEELFDARGKVYLTKNLCQKNGVSVVNKITLYKNYILKKTHEFESENDFFSFWYEKIIEEGSNVICDARKIDEALLNVRKNIKKIIQLHSNHKTISDYYSRSYIVRYANRADKIIFLTEEQQLDFHRDTNSSKERLLTIPHYIEETSLQNTVRNKDSICVISRLDPDKQIDHIILAFKKIQNKYPEKSLYIYGDGKDKKRLEELIISKGLFNSVKLMGRTENPDSVFQESAFSVFASKHEGVGLVILESLNNGCPVVGYHTNYGPSDMIAHKENGFLVKYNDRFDLEEKMDLMIQSNIEKMSLRAVILDRKFRKDSYVDNWKGVLGL
- a CDS encoding glycosyltransferase, which gives rise to MKKKQPIFFLMNSIDLVRGGLTRASLNQASTFAEMGYEVQMITFNYNLNYPKIREKLIKMGKVNPNVVIRNLYEELEGDNDTLSTSSSILKKTILSELTNEETADKREGHNAYRVYENGLYTRYISFDGKDRLQLIDYFNENRYRTKRVEYDTTGEIRKISYMDFLENKARQIILYNQDGKAYLSQWNNPKNAKIQRINLFNTSTGEIERVYTSGSTIFKKDWLEDILVNMDEPIVISDTRSTDDVLAKLNPELATKIWRLHSSHVNYPFDVNGEITSKVKTGIANLNNYDGAFVLTNEQKEDLVNRYGKDQFFHVVPHYHEDNNKKGIKGLFTNTSTNPKLAVIVSRLSTLKRVDHSIKAFKTVVEHVPDAKLEIWGTGTEDEKLASLINELNLSNNVELKGYTHKPDEIYQKALFSILTSKSEGFALSVLESMVNKTPVVSYNIKYGPSDLIQDNVTGKLVEDKDIDSLAQEMIYLFENPEEAKELGVKGSDYINRNFNKELYKEKFISSIEKAEQYKKSEK
- a CDS encoding PA14 domain-containing protein; its protein translation is MIVLKLKLNMRLSLFLVLIIILTSLLGKEVANAAEGNWSGAFYNNRTLSGTPIPARYESLSFNWGYKSPEKGVDANNFSAKFQKQIKTDGKTGYFLHTYADDGVRLSVDGNRKIDRWKTSAGELDKALLPNLSAGTHTVTSEYFEASGAANYFTDVRPFGEWVSYYYNNTSLSGDPVYSEAISTRNKGILSLDHGYNSPSSKVDNNKFSAEYHTAMRLKEGEYIITLGADDGVRVFIDNKLVLNNWNPQAFSNDRFKVKVNDSKENGDIHWVRVEYFDKSSVGKLDFSINPIKKELSTNSWMNTYYKNDNLADLAKVYGGKQAVINDIYYNFRLGEPIYGYPKDFFSASYYKLLEGNKDYFVQTYADDGVKASINGKEILNRWGNSAGEIDLGHITNLNSGNHVLRVDYKEASGAAEVIANAVPFGDWEAYYYNNTELTGMPVSKEVIRSNNNTFSIDYGYGSPSPDVNSNEFSARYVTSKRLPAGDYILRTRADDGIKVYIDDKLIVNRWLTSAFGEKDTRLIKIKNKDGGNVHDIRIEYFDKSSVGKVELSLSSVREESTTNDWLGVYYSTPEFAGKTSVEGGQLSGYKVKDIFYNWGNGTPKPGFPRDNFSSKFYKKLERGKSYFAHTYSNDSVRVRAGNQLIIDDWKDQEGEIATGLIPSVNENNELLEVDYKEGKGNASLVADVLETGDWIAYYFNNSEVKGPPVDKEVIKNYNGNLSFDFGYGSPSEAVNSDDFSAVYTTYTKLEPGNYIMRTNADDGIRVYIDGKLASNSWELSKYGDQKTHEINVSGNKFHKIQVKYFDKGSIGKFDFSLQPINNEIPKNEWLSLYYNNPDFNGVPVSDGGKYSTVPLSRIANYWWMDSPSTNIKNNYFSAKYLTKIDGNKDYFISAFADDSLEVFVNDNRVIRQAAYTGDPVKALLPNLPAGEHTITANYVEKSSAAVLYNDVVPFGQWVSYYYNNTKLDGHPVNSKVIPSNSNNGFAENFGYGAPMEKVSDDQFSARYVTAKRLNPGNYILETRVDDGVQILVDGEVVVDHWNTKGGKLDRTRLDLQNTSNGNIHWIEVRYFDQSSVGNIDFSIVPYDQSKLLSANNWLAEYYNGVIDPNQPSSTTGKSFIFGGENSQEKIDSINFDWDVNSPYKDINANYFSGVFSKVISIPETGDYEFKLQADDGVILEIDDKLVIDSWEASNNSSRTERVSLSKGNHKVEIKYFERTGAASLKFDYKIVKKKEVNTTYKNYAISLEEMINIQMTATPQTDKRYKLWLREDGLTNISGGKGTVTGNVWNLRKGPHTSYTVGDRVSGGSRLSLYSSVTGPDGFTWYNVKNTSGWVISNKEDLAYYLKPNNFIGNFKDSLQFAKLSMPSDINPKEVNNKILNGKGILEGKAEAFVEGGKEHGVNEIYLISHALLETGNGASALATGVSYNGKTVYNMYGIGAYDSCPLSCGAKYAYDAGWFTPEAAIKGGAAFIGQGYVNKGQDTLYKMRWDPDFAAQYGRFGHQYATDIGWASKQTWKMEQLYGLLESYSITLEIPRYQ